The Nitrospira sp. KM1 genome includes a window with the following:
- a CDS encoding cadherin-like beta sandwich domain-containing protein — MPIQLFVSKTLRILSLLGTVTFGLYGCNDVSNAPAPTVPPSADSQLSQLTVTPGTLVPTFALTTNNYTVDVTSDITSVTVTALTQHSGASASINQSKATTSQANQSVPLGEPGSGTPIPIVVTAPNGTQNTYVVTVNRAALTGNNSLQSLTISPGTLSPAFDENTLSYSDDVATTAANVTVTATLQDTHATMTINGQPTNPGQARIIPLGTPGSSTQVEIAVTAQNGTVKTYSVTVNKSGGSNNLQGLTISPGTLTPAFAPNTLNYSDEVASNVTNVSVIPTLVDTNATVTVNGQATNSGEASTVSLGVAGSSTTIFIVVTAPSGAQKTYILTVNRAALGGNNNLQSLTVTSGTLAPAFNANTTNYSVNVASGVTSVTVTAQAQDADATVNINGQGTTSRSVTLGGAGSSTPISIVVTAPNGSQKTYLVTVNRAALGGNNNLQNLTVSPGTLAPAFNANTTNYEVDVASGVTSVTVTAQAQDNGATVSINGQSTTNRSVTLGGAGSSTPISIVVTAPNGSQKTYFVTVNRAALGGNNNLQSLTVSPGTLDPAFNTNTTSYSVDVASGVNSVTVTPTLQDTSASMMVNGQGTSSGQARIITLNGPGSSTTISIVVTAPNGSQKTYFVTVNRAALGGNNNLQNLTVSPGTLNPAFNTNTTSYSVDVASNVGNITVTATLQDTNASMTINGQGTSSGQARSISLQPAGSNTTITIIVTAPNGISNPYTITVNRAMPGTSADLSSLTASAGQLQPSFNAATLNYTVAAPLLTLSTTITATLADSNATLTINGSSATSGVASPNILLIPLLNPPINIVVTAQDGVTKKTYTVTITVGP, encoded by the coding sequence ATGCCTATACAACTGTTCGTCTCTAAGACCCTGAGAATCCTTTCTCTATTAGGTACAGTCACATTTGGTTTATATGGATGCAATGATGTATCCAATGCGCCCGCTCCGACAGTTCCTCCATCCGCTGACTCCCAACTTTCTCAGCTAACTGTCACACCTGGGACCCTCGTACCAACATTTGCACTCACTACCAACAATTACACGGTCGATGTGACCAGTGACATAACCAGCGTTACGGTCACGGCGCTAACACAGCATAGTGGGGCATCGGCAAGCATCAACCAAAGCAAAGCGACAACGAGTCAGGCAAATCAATCAGTACCTCTCGGAGAACCGGGCTCCGGCACACCGATTCCCATCGTGGTAACAGCTCCGAACGGGACTCAGAACACCTACGTTGTAACCGTGAATCGGGCGGCGCTCACCGGAAATAACAGCCTTCAGAGTTTAACTATCTCGCCGGGAACTTTGAGCCCAGCCTTTGACGAAAACACCCTCAGTTATTCAGACGATGTCGCCACCACTGCTGCGAATGTCACTGTGACGGCCACCTTGCAAGATACTCATGCGACCATGACCATAAATGGGCAGCCGACAAACCCTGGCCAGGCGCGGATCATTCCCCTTGGAACGCCCGGATCGAGTACGCAGGTCGAGATTGCAGTGACTGCGCAGAACGGGACCGTCAAAACATATTCTGTAACCGTGAACAAGTCGGGGGGAAGTAACAACCTCCAAGGCTTGACGATTTCGCCAGGAACGTTAACCCCTGCATTCGCCCCTAATACATTGAATTATTCGGACGAGGTTGCCAGCAACGTGACCAATGTTTCCGTGATTCCTACCCTGGTGGATACCAATGCCACCGTGACGGTAAACGGACAGGCAACAAATTCAGGCGAGGCAAGTACCGTCTCGCTTGGAGTAGCAGGATCGAGCACGACAATCTTTATTGTCGTGACAGCGCCGAGTGGAGCTCAGAAAACGTACATTCTTACGGTGAATCGAGCGGCCCTCGGGGGAAATAACAATCTCCAGAGTTTGACTGTGACATCGGGCACCCTGGCCCCGGCATTTAATGCAAACACGACTAACTATTCAGTGAACGTTGCCAGCGGCGTCACCAGCGTCACGGTCACGGCGCAAGCACAGGACGCCGACGCCACCGTAAACATTAACGGTCAGGGCACGACTAGTCGCTCAGTCACTCTCGGTGGCGCGGGATCGAGCACCCCGATCTCAATTGTGGTCACAGCCCCGAACGGAAGTCAGAAAACATATCTGGTGACGGTGAATCGAGCGGCCCTCGGAGGAAACAACAATCTCCAGAATTTGACCGTCTCACCGGGCACCCTGGCCCCGGCATTCAACGCAAATACGACGAACTACGAGGTGGATGTGGCCAGCGGCGTCACCAGCGTCACGGTCACAGCGCAAGCACAGGACAATGGTGCAACGGTAAGCATTAACGGCCAAAGCACGACTAATCGCTCAGTCACTCTCGGTGGCGCGGGATCGAGCACCCCGATCTCGATTGTGGTCACGGCCCCGAACGGAAGTCAGAAAACATACTTTGTGACAGTCAATCGCGCGGCACTGGGAGGGAACAACAATCTCCAAAGTCTGACTGTCTCACCAGGGACTTTGGACCCGGCATTTAACACAAATACGACAAGCTATTCAGTGGACGTGGCCAGCGGCGTCAACAGCGTTACGGTGACGCCTACTCTCCAGGATACCAGTGCAAGCATGATGGTGAACGGACAAGGAACAAGTTCGGGGCAGGCGCGGATCATTACGCTTAATGGACCCGGATCGAGCACCACGATCTCGATTGTGGTTACGGCGCCGAATGGAAGTCAGAAGACATACTTTGTGACGGTGAATCGAGCGGCACTTGGAGGAAACAACAATCTCCAGAACTTGACCGTCTCACCGGGCACCTTGAACCCGGCATTTAATACAAACACGACAAGCTATTCAGTGGACGTCGCCAGTAACGTCGGCAACATCACGGTGACCGCTACCCTGCAGGATACCAATGCGAGCATGACGATCAACGGACAAGGAACCAGCTCTGGTCAGGCACGCTCCATTTCACTACAGCCGGCCGGATCAAACACTACTATCACGATCATCGTGACCGCCCCCAATGGAATTTCAAATCCTTACACCATCACTGTAAATCGGGCGATGCCCGGAACCAGCGCCGACCTATCAAGCTTGACCGCCTCAGCGGGACAACTTCAGCCATCATTCAACGCGGCGACGCTGAATTACACTGTTGCTGCTCCCCTTCTCACACTGAGCACTACAATCACGGCAACGCTGGCAGACTCCAACGCGACCTTGACGATCAATGGTTCGTCAGCGACGTCCGGAGTGGCATCACCAAATATTCTTTTAATTCCATTATTAAATCCTCCAATCAATATAGTCGTAACAGCACAAGACGGAGTAACAAAGAAAACTTACACTGTTACGATCACAGTAGGACCATAG